TGCGAACCTGAGCGTCGTGAATGGCCAGTTGAACGTGCCGGCCAACACACCGGCCAATACCTACACCGTGACCTACCAGTTGTGCGACAGCACGGTAGCGGCGGCCTGCGACACAGCCACGGTGGTCATCACCGTGAGCGCCAGCAACTTCGCCTGCACCGTCCCCGTGGGCGTCAGCTCCAGCGGTTCGGGAGCCGGCACGCTCTACACGTTGAGTGGCAGCAGCTTCACGACCTTGACGGCTGTCGCGACCCTGGCACAAGGGTCCTTCGCGGTGGGGCGTGCTCCGGACGGGGTGGTGTATTACGTTGGCGTCGCGAACGGCAACCTGTACTACTACAACCCGGCGACGAATGCAGGTGGGAGTGTTCGGAACACGGCGAACACTGCCAATATCCAGATCGCCCAGCCTCAGCCCATCACCACCCCGCTGAACCTCACCACCACGGTGACGCGTCTGGCGGTCGCGCCCAACGGGACCGCCTACGCCATCACCGGAAACGGCACGGTCTACAGCTTCCCGACGAACGGGCGCTTGGGCACAGTTCCCTCCACGACCGTCACCACCCTGGGCCAACTGCAAGACCGCAGCGGCACTGCCGTGAATCTGACCGATGGCGGCGACTTCTTCTTCGACTCCGACGGAGTGGCCTGGGCAGTGCTGACCGATCTGGTCACCAGCAGCCCCACCTACAACCAGTCGGTGCTGTGGAAGTTGGACTTGGGCAGCATGACGTCCACCAATCGCAGTGTCGCCACGCCCATCGCCGCCGTCGCGGTCAACGGGGCCGTCAGTACCGCCAACCCCCTCAACGGGATCGTCGATACGGGCTCGGGGCTGATCGTGACCGATAACAACGGCAGAGTGTCCAGCTTCGATCTGGGGGTAGCCAACATGTCTTCTGGCAGCCCGCTCACGCCCACGTTGTATGACCTGGCCACCTGCACTTACCGGGTGTTTCGCCCGAACCTGACCATCGACAAGACCGTCTCGCCCACGACGAGTGTCAGGCCTGGGGATTCCCTGACCTATACCGTCAAGGTCACCAACACGGGCAGCGCCCCGGCCACCACCGTCAGGTTGGCTGACCCCATTCCAGCCAACACGACCTACAGGGTGGGGTCGACCACCCTGAACGGCACAGCGCAACCGGACGTCTCAGGGGCCATGCCCTATGCCACAGCGGCGGCGGTCAGAAGCACCCGCAGCGGCGCGGCTTACGTCTACCCTGGAGCAGCCCTGGCGGCTGGAAGCACGGCCACGGTCAGCTTCGGAGTCACGGTCAATACCCCCATGCCTGTGGGTGTGTACACGGTTTCGAATACAGCCACATTGACCTACGATCCCTACGGCAGCAGTTCCACTCAGCAAAGCCCCACGGTCGTGACCAACATCCTGGTGTCGCCGAACGTCACCCTGACCAAAACGGTTCGGAACATCACCGCCGCCACCCCCGAGACCACCACCTCCACGGTCGGCAAACCGGGAGACGTGCTTGAGTTCTGCCTGTATTACAGGAACATGGGTGGTCCGGCGCAGAATTTCGTCATGACCGATCCCCTCGCGTCCACCATCACGTTCCTGAGTGACGCTTACGCGGCGGGTCAGGGCCTCGCCTGGGCACAATATGCCGCCAATGGAACGACACTGCAGGCACCGATCTACCTGACCAATGGAGCCGACGGCGATCAGGGTGCCTTTGGAGCGTACACGAGAGGTTCGGTGACCACGCAAAACACGGTGCAACTCAGCCTCGCTGACGTGGCCGGGGCTGGAAGCGCGGGAAGCCGGGGCCAGCTCTGCTTCCGGGCGACCATCCGGTAGGGCACGGCGCCGGATCGAGACCTGATCCCAGTGAGAGGAGGCAACCTGTTTGGGTTGCCCTCTTTTCTTTGGCTGCTCCGGCTGATCGGGCGTGCTCCAAAACAATGTGGGGCAAGATTCGGCCCCGGGGGTTTTTAGCAGGCACCTGATTCGTGGGGTGTCAGGGCCTACGCTCTGTTCCTGTTCTCTGGCCAGCTTTCATGGCGGCTCCTTTCCCCAGCCTGGAGTCCCCTACAATCCTCCCCGTGTCCTCCCGCTCGCTCGGTCTGCTGCTGCTCGTGCTCGTCACCCTGCTGTGGGGCAGCACCTTCGCGGTGGTCAAGGAACTCGGCGAGCTGCTGCCGCCCCCCGTCCTGATCGCGTGGCGTTTCCTGATCGCGTCGCTGGCGCTGCTGCCCGCGCTGCTGCTCTCGCGGGAGCGGGCGGCCGCTGTCCCGACTGGCCCCGCCCGCCCCCTCTGGCGCGACGGGCTGATCCTGGGGGCGTGGCTGATCGCCGGGTACGGCACCCAGACCATCGCCCTTCAGACCACTGGGGCGAACCGGGCCGCCTTTTTCACGGCGCTCAGCGTGGTGCTCGTCCCGCTGTGGCTCACGGTGGCGCAGCGCCGCCCGCTGCCCTGGGGGCTGTGGCTGGCGCTGCCGCTGGCGGTCGGCGGGCTGGCCCTGCTGTCATGGGAGGGGGGTGCCCTCGTTGTGGGGGACGCTTGGGCGCTCGCCTGCGCCGTCACGTACGCGGGATTCATCA
This genomic interval from Deinococcus sp. HSC-46F16 contains the following:
- a CDS encoding DMT family transporter, translating into MAAPFPSLESPTILPVSSRSLGLLLLVLVTLLWGSTFAVVKELGELLPPPVLIAWRFLIASLALLPALLLSRERAAAVPTGPARPLWRDGLILGAWLIAGYGTQTIALQTTGANRAAFFTALSVVLVPLWLTVAQRRPLPWGLWLALPLAVGGLALLSWEGGALVVGDAWALACAVTYAGFIIALERTASRHGALRFTFAQLLAVTALAWVWALLAEPGRLWPPAAAWGPLVYLGVAATAVTTLLQTVGQRRVSAAEASLIYALEPVAAALFSFLLIGERIGLRGAVGGLLVVVATLLGQRAGEAHPETPTPQAETS